In [Limnothrix rosea] IAM M-220, the following proteins share a genomic window:
- a CDS encoding endonuclease NucS domain-containing protein has product MISQSGKNWSFVSEAQLEDFVWSHLEELFGVTPLARQFSVDNQICDILAVDSDKRLTIIELKNSEDRYLVNQLTRYYDALVTNKPLSENIDYRKSIQLIGITPTVHRDNWSDKKYNRLNIQFWEFGVKQLAKSQFQFSLKNLEAEEQKNILFRFEPVQTEIEIPEPPRKLLNMLTDIAEGKREKILEIRKKILSFHERMKEYSSGSAVLYGSAKNKTCAELRFDSKRNDIALFLWIPFGNPSRKTVNRVRIWTDFETVTDLGHVPKGWLSGNEYAEVVKAMSLKRWFHY; this is encoded by the coding sequence ATGATTAGTCAAAGTGGCAAAAACTGGTCATTTGTCTCGGAAGCACAATTAGAAGACTTTGTTTGGTCTCATCTAGAAGAACTCTTTGGAGTCACACCACTAGCAAGACAATTTTCGGTAGACAATCAAATTTGCGATATTTTGGCAGTCGATTCGGACAAGCGATTAACAATTATTGAACTAAAAAACTCTGAAGATCGTTATCTTGTTAATCAGTTAACACGTTACTACGATGCACTGGTAACGAATAAACCTCTATCAGAAAATATTGACTACCGTAAATCGATTCAACTGATTGGAATTACTCCAACAGTCCATCGCGACAATTGGAGCGATAAAAAATATAATCGCCTTAATATTCAATTTTGGGAATTTGGTGTAAAGCAGTTAGCGAAAAGTCAATTTCAGTTTTCTTTAAAAAATTTAGAGGCCGAAGAGCAGAAAAATATTTTATTTAGATTTGAACCAGTTCAAACAGAAATTGAGATACCTGAACCTCCACGAAAACTATTGAATATGTTGACAGATATTGCGGAGGGAAAGAGAGAAAAAATATTGGAAATCCGTAAAAAGATTTTGAGCTTTCACGAGCGGATGAAGGAATATTCTTCTGGAAGTGCCGTGCTGTATGGCAGTGCAAAAAATAAAACTTGCGCAGAACTTCGCTTTGATTCTAAACGTAATGACATAGCATTATTTCTTTGGATTCCATTTGGAAACCCTAGTAGAAAAACAGTAAATCGAGTTAGGATTTGGACTGATTTTGAAACAGTCACAGATTTAGGTCACGTTCCAAAAGGTTGGCTCTCCGGGAATGAGTATGCTGAAGTAGTAAAAGCAATGTCGTTGAAACGATGGTTCCATTACTAA
- a CDS encoding Uma2 family endonuclease encodes MSHPTVIAEVLSPSTSSYNKDLKLRYDRQIESLQEYILIHSEQQYVELFQRQTEKIWGYSAYSEGSFELANVEFSCDFSMLYNKVIFDD; translated from the coding sequence GTGAGTCACCCAACCGTAATCGCTGAAGTTTTGTCTCCCAGCACTTCGTCCTATAACAAAGATTTAAAGCTTCGGTATGATCGCCAAATCGAAAGTCTACAAGAATATATTTTGATTCATTCTGAACAGCAATATGTGGAACTTTTCCAGAGACAAACAGAAAAAATCTGGGGTTATAGTGCCTATTCTGAAGGGAGTTTTGAGCTTGCCAATGTCGAATTTAGCTGCGATTTTTCGATGCTTTACAACAAGGTGATTTTTGATGATTAG